From one Humulus lupulus chromosome 8, drHumLupu1.1, whole genome shotgun sequence genomic stretch:
- the LOC133794060 gene encoding large ribosomal subunit protein eL20 isoform X1 produces the protein MVTFRFHQYQVVGRGLPSEIDEHPKIYRMKLWATNEVRAKSKFWYFLRKLKKVKKSNGQILAINEIFEKNPTTIKNYGIWLRYQSRTGYHNMYKEYRDTTLNGGVEQMYTEMASRHRVRFPCIQIIKTATIPAKLCKREITKQFHNSKIKFPLVFKKVRPPSRKLKTTYKASRPNLFM, from the exons ATGGTCACATTCAGG TTTCACCAGTACCAGGTGGTGGGGAGAGGCCTACCATCTGAAATAGATGAGCACCCTAAGATTTACAGGATGAAGCTTTGGGCAACCAATGAGGTTCGTGCCAAATCCAAGTTCTG GTATTTCTTGAGGAAGCTGAAGAAGGTTAAGAAGAGTAATGGTCAAATTTTAGCAATTAACGAG ATATTTGAGAAAAATCCGACCACTATTAAGAACTATGGGATCTGGCTGAGATATCAAAGCCGAACAGGGTACCACAACATGTACAAGGAATATAGAGACACCACCCTCAATGGTGGTGTGGAGCAAATGTACACGGAGATGGCTTCTCGTCACCGAGTAAGGTTTCCCTGCATTCAAATaatcaaaacagccacaatacCAGCGAAGCTGTGCAAGAGGGAGATCACTAAGCAGTTCCATAACTCGAAGATCAAGTTCCCCTTGGTGTTTAAGAAAGTGAGGCCACCCAGCAGGAAGCTGAAGACCACATACAAGGCATCAAGGCCAAACTTGTTCATGTAG